A part of Biomphalaria glabrata chromosome 3, xgBioGlab47.1, whole genome shotgun sequence genomic DNA contains:
- the LOC106073205 gene encoding uncharacterized protein LOC106073205, which yields MSVELEDNGIPHGISIHKAPSVRKVEKTIMKIAADHMHPPHVDSILTAGMPDTGHSPPSKSMEWSGSEKPLKAVLSRVQEEDLVKTLFGGHVEQEMSTTESSLPMDTNSTMSTVTEDILSTAASFVPPHPEWSAPEIGAVTLVILIVPFILCSNLLVILSVIRYRRLHTPTNYFITSLAAVDILVALAVPFVVVIEVFHFGGADGPKDVVLCLLPNRVLMMACGVSVLTLATIAYDRHTALVSPLEYVNIMTARKVAVMVAVTWIYSAVIVWLPLMIGWFIDPSETAPCSSNLLSGKASVLFLGAIFVPSCIAILVCYSRIFLVARHHAKAIAAVEFAIHRNLQVKFMIKDTKYAKTLALVIGFFLALWFPYLIYIFIQTVCHVRFDIWIQTYLILLAVFNSGINPWIYAFKNNEFRAAFKRMFKELCRDRVCMSMDRRASLVPPVSNTPRLSRTDSRMLTNLLESTLDILSEQLKNSIHSLNDSCSDGRLYDAACAKSNTNVPDDEALVSPVQKQLVRHTASCCDLDSYTEAASAPKKRTLKFSRRYSLDFGLTHHSLVDIASQPCSVGEESGLAKKNNGDKSICDISSSVVDIPQENVKNILQSSLAVIDESSSPSLKSSSSNINSSLTSTLPSNAHCSHTPLVTLQAATLPLSTIGVFTTSCYPQHHHTPVSSPSCHAVHPTYLPVSPPPQTPSAQPPSHPYYDPHLVHSFSYINENPKAPETCTELLTSTLHCPQSDHEQTVDSHQILAHTHSCPTFDPLTSDPSRVLAYWERSLFCSYLGTLGVPQNGHNYVSRLGSVDRYSNTKFFI from the coding sequence ATGTCGGTGGAGTTGGAGGATAATGGAATCCCCCACGGCATCAGCATCCACAAGGCGCCATCAGTCCGAAAGGTGGAGAAAACTATTATGAAAATCGCCGCTGACCACATGCATCCCCCACACGTGGACAGCATCTTGACCGCAGGGATGCCGGACACCGGGCATTCACCGCCCTCGAAGTCGATGGAATGGTCTGGCAGCGAGAAACCACTGAAAGCTGTTTTGTCTCGTGTCCAGGAAGAAGATTTGGTTAAAACATTATTCGGGGGGCACGTCGAACAAGAGATGTCCACTACAGAAAGTAGTTTACCAATGGACACTAATTCTACCATGAGCACGGTCACCGAAGATATCCTTAGCACTGCTGCCTCCTTCGTTCCTCCGCATCCCGAATGGTCAGCTCCAGAGATTGGGGCAGTCACTCTGGTCATCCTAATTGTGCCTTTTATCCTGTGCAGCAATCTGCTGGTCATTCTGAGCGTTATCCGCTACCGCCGCCTGCACACCCCGACCAACTATTTCATCACCTCGCTGGCCGCAGTGGACATTCTGGTGGCTCTAGCTGTGCCTTTCGTTGTGGTCATAGAGGTCTTCCATTTTGGAGGCGCCGACGGGCCCAAAGACGTGGTGCTGTGCCTGCTCCCCAACAGAGTGCTGATGATGGCGTGCGGGGTGTCTGTTTTGACTCTAGCCACCATTGCTTATGATAGACACACCGCCCTTGTCTCCCCTCTTGAATACGTGAACATTATGACTGCACGGAAGGTCGCTGTCATGGTGGCAGTCACGTGGATCTACTCGGCTGTCATCGTCTGGCTTCCGCTTATGATCGGCTGGTTCATCGACCCTAGTGAAACCGCGCCCTGTTCCTCCAACCTCCTCAGTGGCAAGGCCTCTGTCCTCTTCTTGGGCGCCATATTCGTCCCCTCCTGCATTGCTATCCTAGTGTGCTACTCCCGTATTTTCCTAGTGGCCCGCCATCATGCAAAGGCAATCGCAGCCGTGGAGTTCGCCATCCACAGAAACCTGCAAGTGAAATTCATGATCAAGGACACGAAGTACGCCAAGACTCTCGCCCTTGTGATTGGGTTTTTCCTGGCCTTGTGGTTCCCTTATCTGATCTACATCTTCATACAGACTGTCTGCCATGTCAGGTTCGACATCTGGATACAGACGTATCTCATCTTGTTAGCCGTCTTCAACAGCGGGATAAACCCGTGGATCTACGCTTTCAAGAACAACGAGTTTCGTGCCGCATTCAAGCGGATGTTCAAAGAGCTGTGTAGGGACAGGGTGTGCATGTCCATGGACAGGCGAGCCAGCCTCGTCCCACCCGTCAGTAACACTCCAAGGCTGAGCAGGACGGACAGCAGGATGCTCACCAACCTGTTGGAGTCCACGCTGGACATTCTGAGCGAGCAGCTGAAAAACAGCATCCATTCCCTGAACGACTCCTGCAGCGACGGTCGGCTTTACGACGCCGCGTGCGCCAAGAGCAACACCAACGTCCCCGACGACGAAGCTCTGGTCAGCCCAGTGCAGAAGCAGCTTGTCAGGCACACCGCCAGCTGCTGTGACCTTGACTCTTACACGGAGGCGGCGTCGGCGCCCAAGAAGAGAACGCTCAAGTTCTCGAGAAGATACTCTTTAGATTTCGGACTGACGCACCACTCTCTTGTAGACATTGCCAGCCAGCCTTGCTCTGTTGGGGAAGAGAGTGGCCTCGCGAAGAAAAACAATGGTGATAAAAGTATATGTGATATAAGTTCTTCTGTTGTAGATATACCACAAGAGAACGTTAAGAATATTTTACAATCTAGTTTAGCTGTTATAGATGAATCATCCTCGCCTTCATTAAAGTCATCCTCATCCAATATAAACTCATCTCTCACGAGCACGCTTCCTTCAAATGCACACTGTTCACACACACCGCTGGTAACATTGCAAGCGGCCACGCTTCCCCTGTCTACCATAGGCGTATTCACCACATCATGCTACCCCCAGCACCACCACACCCCTGTATCCTCCCCTTCCTGCCACGCCGTTCATCCCACCTACCTCCCCGTATCCCCTCCTCCCCAGACGCCCAGCGCCCAACCCCCCAGCCACCCTTATTACGATCCTCACCTCGTTCACTCTTTCTCTTACATCAACGAAAATCCCAAAGCTCCTGAAACCTGCACCGAGCTCTTGACGTCCACCCTCCACTGCCCTCAAAGTGACCACGAGCAAACGGTGGACAGCCATCAGATCCTCGCGCACACGCATTCCTGCCCAACGTTCGATCCTCTTACCTCCGACCCATCCCGCGTCCTCGCTTACTGGGAAAGAAGCTTGTTCTGTTCCTATCTAGGGACCCTGGGCGTCCCCCAGAACGGACATAACTACGTTAGCCGCTTAGGCAGCGTTGACAGATACTCGAACACCAAGTTCTTcatctag